The Astatotilapia calliptera chromosome 17, fAstCal1.2, whole genome shotgun sequence genome has a segment encoding these proteins:
- the rhno1 gene encoding RAD9, HUS1, RAD1-interacting nuclear orphan protein 1 has protein sequence MPRKVTKTAKPSLQFLERPLCGAKLQNVPEIRAALNARDFFTEAEAQSSSALNSWVRPQFDISVATAPPVRRGRRKCQSATSILDSCSQLSRKNSVCKFPQLLFKTGSKDQTQQPKGIFKKKAIESTHVERKPAEKRRTVSAAQCSNLPKGQFASVRKKSAETFSDDTSSHQRCLAEPDRPSVQVSERCRIPAVCASTLPCEEFSTTEVSSVCPPPDVDTPKAMEERNISPSTPCGHLLLAQPCTPPCNESPDILVADTPERDYGMKVTWRRRKNLMVLLKQRGHLSEADALIQS, from the exons ATGCCCAGAAAAGTTACAAAGACAGCAAAGCCTTCGCTGCAATTCTTGGAGCGGCCTTTGTGTGGAGCCAAACTCCAAAATGTGCCCGAAATCCGAGCAGCACTCAATGCCAGAGATTTCTTCACAGAGGCAGaagcacagagcagctcagCTCTTAATTCCTGG GTTAGGCCACAATTTGACATTTCAGTTGCAACTGCACCTCCAGTGAGACGAGGGAGGAGAAAGTGTCAGTCTGCCACAAGCATCTTGGatagctgcagtcagctgtccAGGAAAAATAGTGTCTGCAAATTCCCCCAATTACTGTTTAAAACGGGGTCAAAGGACCAAACTCAGCAACCAAAGGGGATCTTCAAGAAGAAAGCTATAGAGAGTACTCATGTGGAAAGGAAACCTGCTGAAAAGAGAAGGACAGTTTCAGCTGCACAGTGCTCTAACCTACCAAAGGGACAGTTTGCCTCAGTAAGAAAAAAGAGCGCTGAAACATTCTCAGACGACACTTCATCCCACCAAAGATGTTTGGCTGAACCTGACAGACCATCTGTGCAAGTGTCAGAGAGATGCAGAATTCCAGCAGTCTGTGCTTCAACACTTCCCTGTGAAGAGTTTAGCACCACTGAAGTCAGCAGTGTCTGTCCACCTCCTGATGTGGACACTCCGAAAGCAATGGAGGAAAGGAACATTTCTCCGTCTACCCCCTGTGGACATTTGCTGCTGGCTCAGCCGTGTACGCCTCCATGTAATGAGTCACCTGACATTTTGGTGGCTGACACGCCAGAGAGGGACTATGGAATGAAGGTGAcatggagaagaagaaagaacttGATGGTGTTGTTAAAACAGAGGGGCCATCTCTCTGAGGCAGATGCTTTAATTCAAAGTTGA